In Streptomyces sp. NBC_00091, the following proteins share a genomic window:
- a CDS encoding SDR family NAD(P)-dependent oxidoreductase, translating to MGKLDGRVVIITGAARGQGEQEARLFAAEGAKVLLGDVLDEQGAAVAKEIGEDRARYVRLDVSREEDWEAATATAKEAFGPVDGLVNNAGILRFNELTATPLEEFRQVVEVNQVGAFLGIRAVAPEIEAAGGGTIVNTSSYTGLTGMAYVGAYAATKAAILGLTRVAALELAAKNIRVNAMCPGAVDTPMANPGLLDPAGMTDEARDAMAELYKRVVPLGRVGRPEEIAKLALFLTGDDSSYITGQPFVVDGGWTAGVSII from the coding sequence ATGGGCAAGCTGGACGGGCGCGTCGTCATCATCACCGGTGCGGCGCGCGGCCAGGGCGAGCAGGAGGCCCGCCTCTTCGCCGCCGAGGGCGCGAAGGTGCTGCTGGGCGACGTACTGGACGAGCAGGGCGCCGCCGTCGCCAAGGAGATCGGCGAGGACCGGGCGCGGTACGTACGGCTGGACGTGAGCCGGGAGGAGGACTGGGAGGCCGCCACGGCCACCGCGAAGGAGGCCTTCGGCCCGGTGGACGGGCTGGTCAACAACGCGGGCATCCTGCGCTTCAACGAGCTGACCGCGACCCCGCTGGAGGAGTTCCGGCAGGTGGTCGAGGTCAACCAGGTCGGCGCCTTCCTCGGCATCAGGGCGGTCGCGCCCGAGATCGAGGCGGCCGGCGGCGGGACCATCGTCAACACCTCCTCCTACACCGGCCTGACGGGCATGGCGTACGTGGGCGCGTACGCGGCGACGAAGGCGGCGATCCTCGGGCTGACCCGGGTGGCGGCGCTGGAGCTGGCCGCGAAGAACATCCGGGTCAACGCGATGTGCCCGGGTGCGGTGGACACCCCCATGGCCAACCCCGGGCTGCTGGACCCGGCGGGGATGACGGACGAGGCCAGGGATGCGATGGCCGAGCTGTACAAGCGGGTGGTCCCGCTGGGCCGGGTGGGGCGGCCGGAGGAGATCGCGAAGCTGGCCCTCTTCCTGACCGGCGACGACTCCTCCTACATCACCGGCCAGCCCTTCGTCGTGGACGGCGGCTGGACGGCCGGCGTCAGCATCATCTGA
- a CDS encoding LLM class F420-dependent oxidoreductase, whose product MARVFPEGRLAYGMQLPVQSQSTIYAEPWEASAGAADLAEVARAADRAGFGYVATCDHVAVPRRLAGPMSTVWYDPVATLAFLAGITERVRLLSHVAIVGLRHPLVTAKQYATLDHLSGGRLILGVGAGHVQEEFEALGVDFGRRGAVLDETLDALRAALGPEEYPEFEGERFSFRDLGQLPRPAQARIPVWVGGSSPAAVRRAAVRGDGWLPQGDPRDRLPAQIARLRELRAAAGNTGPVEIGAITEPLYVGEPAWDTGRRTLTGKAEALAESLREYGALGVNQIQVRFRNRDRAELVDQITAFGAEVAPLLNQ is encoded by the coding sequence ATGGCACGCGTGTTTCCGGAAGGCCGGCTGGCGTACGGGATGCAGCTCCCCGTCCAGTCGCAGAGCACCATCTACGCCGAGCCCTGGGAGGCCTCGGCCGGCGCGGCCGACCTCGCCGAGGTGGCGCGCGCCGCCGACCGGGCCGGCTTCGGGTACGTGGCCACCTGTGACCACGTGGCCGTCCCGCGCCGGCTCGCCGGCCCCATGAGCACCGTCTGGTACGACCCGGTGGCCACCCTGGCCTTCTTGGCCGGGATCACCGAGCGGGTGCGGCTGCTGAGCCACGTGGCGATCGTCGGCCTGCGCCACCCCCTGGTCACCGCCAAGCAGTACGCGACCCTCGACCACCTCTCCGGGGGCCGCCTGATCCTCGGGGTCGGGGCCGGGCACGTCCAGGAGGAGTTCGAGGCGCTCGGCGTCGACTTCGGGCGCCGCGGGGCCGTCCTCGACGAGACCCTGGACGCGCTGCGCGCGGCGCTGGGGCCCGAGGAGTACCCGGAGTTCGAGGGGGAGCGGTTCTCCTTCCGGGACCTCGGGCAGCTGCCCCGCCCCGCCCAGGCGCGCATCCCCGTCTGGGTCGGCGGCTCCTCGCCCGCCGCCGTCCGCCGGGCCGCCGTACGCGGCGACGGCTGGCTCCCGCAGGGGGACCCGCGCGACCGGCTTCCGGCGCAGATCGCCCGCCTGCGCGAGCTCCGCGCGGCGGCCGGGAACACCGGGCCCGTCGAGATCGGCGCCATCACCGAGCCCCTCTACGTCGGCGAGCCCGCCTGGGACACCGGCCGCCGCACCCTCACCGGCAAGGCGGAGGCGCTCGCCGAGTCCCTCCGGGAGTACGGGGCGCTGGGCGTGAACCAGATCCAGGTCCGCTTCCGCAATCGCGACCGCGCCGAACTCGTGGACCAGATCACCGCGTTCGGGGCCGAGGTGGCCCCGCTCCTCAACCAGTGA
- a CDS encoding L,D-transpeptidase family protein, with protein MKKHARARSRFRTGGRTPSRTGPGSAESRRSASPGRPPRALLVVAALGLLTFGAGWVHAVYEQPGAPAQPARSDARPQGQLRPQAQTGTPAQPQAQAQAQGGPGHATRGTPRADALQGLPDSLSAATRARIPGDARQLVLVTGKAKDSSDSAVTFFTRTGIGADWTAAGHWPARNGANGWSTEREYGDLTSPQGVFSLTDAGGLLPAPPGTKLPYDRDPAFVATGLGVNGESLAGSFDYVVAIDYNRRQGMSPLDPVKPEGEAKGGNIWLHVDHNGPSHGCVGLPKEAMEQLLKTLDPAAHPVIAMGPAGF; from the coding sequence ATGAAGAAGCACGCCCGAGCCCGATCCCGCTTCCGGACCGGCGGTCGCACGCCGTCCCGTACGGGCCCCGGTTCGGCCGAAAGCAGGCGTTCCGCTTCGCCCGGCCGGCCGCCCAGGGCCCTGCTCGTCGTGGCCGCCCTCGGCCTGCTGACCTTCGGGGCCGGATGGGTGCACGCCGTGTACGAGCAGCCGGGCGCGCCCGCCCAGCCGGCCCGCTCGGACGCCCGCCCCCAGGGCCAGCTCCGCCCCCAGGCCCAGACCGGGACCCCGGCGCAGCCCCAGGCCCAGGCCCAGGCCCAGGGCGGCCCGGGTCACGCCACGCGAGGTACCCCGCGCGCGGACGCCCTCCAGGGGCTCCCGGACTCCCTCAGCGCGGCGACCCGGGCCAGGATCCCCGGGGACGCGCGGCAGCTGGTGCTGGTCACCGGCAAGGCGAAGGACTCCTCGGACTCCGCCGTCACCTTCTTCACGCGGACCGGCATCGGCGCCGACTGGACCGCGGCCGGGCACTGGCCGGCCCGCAACGGCGCCAACGGCTGGTCCACCGAGCGCGAGTACGGGGACCTGACCTCCCCGCAGGGGGTGTTCTCCCTCACCGACGCGGGCGGCCTGCTGCCGGCCCCGCCCGGCACGAAGCTCCCGTACGACCGGGACCCGGCGTTCGTCGCGACGGGCCTGGGCGTGAACGGGGAGTCCCTGGCGGGCTCCTTCGATTACGTGGTGGCGATCGACTACAACCGCAGGCAGGGCATGTCCCCGCTCGACCCGGTCAAGCCGGAGGGCGAGGCCAAGGGCGGCAACATCTGGCTGCACGTGGACCACAACGGCCCCTCCCACGGCTGCGTCGGCCTCCCGAAGGAGGCGATGGAGCAGCTGCTGAAGACCCTGGACCCGGCGGCGCACCCGGTCATCGCGATGGGCCCGGCGGGCTTCTGA
- a CDS encoding NAD(P)/FAD-dependent oxidoreductase, whose amino-acid sequence MNKNTEIVVIGGGYAGVMAANRLTQREDVTVTVINPRASFVHRIRLHQLVGGSDSAVVEYRDVLAEGVRLVVDTVARIDAAGRGVELASGGTVGYDYLVYAVGSGSADPRVPGAAEYAFPLATLEEAQRLQPVLEAASASAAVTVVGAGPTGIETAAELAEEGRAVTLVCGGVLGPYLHARGRRSVAGRLAKLGVTVLEGPDTKVTAVSRDAVRLADGRELPSEVTIWTAGFAVPDLAVRSGLSTDALGRLLTDETLTSVDDERIVAAGDSAAPSDLALRMSCQAAMPLGARAADTVLSRIAGERPETLNQSFAAQCISLGRHSGIFQFAKRSDVAVWFHIDGRLGAKLKETVCKVVVKHLADEGHKPGSYKLHRSSGGDTRRQLLEAKQETISYGEPVRTTVR is encoded by the coding sequence ATGAACAAGAACACCGAAATCGTCGTCATCGGCGGCGGTTACGCGGGCGTGATGGCGGCCAACCGGCTGACGCAGCGCGAAGACGTGACGGTGACCGTGATCAACCCGCGGGCGTCCTTCGTCCACCGCATCCGCCTGCACCAGCTGGTGGGCGGGTCCGACTCGGCGGTCGTCGAGTACCGGGACGTCCTGGCCGAGGGGGTCCGGCTGGTGGTCGACACCGTGGCGCGGATCGACGCGGCGGGGCGCGGCGTGGAGCTGGCGTCGGGCGGCACGGTCGGTTACGACTACCTGGTGTACGCGGTGGGCAGCGGCAGCGCCGACCCGCGCGTGCCCGGAGCGGCCGAGTACGCCTTCCCGCTCGCCACTCTGGAGGAGGCGCAGCGGCTGCAGCCGGTCCTCGAGGCCGCGTCCGCGTCGGCCGCGGTGACGGTGGTCGGCGCCGGGCCGACCGGTATCGAGACCGCCGCCGAGCTGGCGGAGGAGGGGCGTGCCGTGACCCTGGTCTGCGGCGGGGTGCTCGGCCCGTACCTCCACGCCCGGGGTCGTCGCTCGGTCGCCGGGCGGCTGGCGAAGCTCGGGGTGACCGTGCTCGAGGGGCCCGACACGAAGGTGACGGCCGTGTCGCGCGACGCCGTACGGCTCGCCGACGGTCGCGAGCTGCCGAGCGAGGTGACCATCTGGACCGCCGGCTTCGCCGTGCCGGACCTGGCGGTGCGCAGCGGGCTGAGCACCGACGCCCTGGGCCGCCTGCTGACGGACGAGACGCTGACGAGCGTGGACGACGAGAGGATCGTCGCGGCCGGGGACTCGGCGGCGCCGTCGGACCTGGCGCTGCGGATGAGCTGCCAGGCCGCCATGCCGCTGGGCGCGCGGGCCGCCGACACCGTCCTCAGCCGGATCGCGGGTGAACGGCCCGAGACCCTCAACCAGTCGTTCGCCGCGCAGTGCATCAGCCTGGGCCGGCACAGCGGCATCTTCCAGTTCGCCAAGAGGTCGGACGTCGCGGTGTGGTTCCACATCGACGGCCGCCTCGGCGCGAAGCTGAAGGAGACCGTGTGCAAGGTCGTCGTCAAGCACCTGGCCGACGAGGGGCACAAGCCCGGTTCGTACAAGCTGCACCGCAGCTCGGGAGGTGACACACGTCGTCAGCTGCTGGAGGCCAAGCAGGAGACGATCTCGTACGGTGAGCCGGTTCGAACCACCGTCCGGTAA
- a CDS encoding RNA polymerase sigma-70 factor, which yields MSEHAIEAATEVFVAHRNLLFTVAYEMLGSAADAEDVLQETWLRWVEVDLTQVSEQRAYLVRITTRQALNRLRTMTRRKESYVGPWLPEPLLTAPDVAEDVELAESVSMAVMLVLETLSPTERAVFVLREVFDVGYEEIAAAVDKTPAAVRQIAHRARKHVDARRPREVVSASETRTAMESFWRVLETGDLQGLLDVLAPDVVLMGDGGGIKQAAVRPITGAWNVARFMIGGMRKNGLPVTVAPTVVNGAPGLVVHLDGELDGVIALQVEDGRITGLYYVRNPEKLSRLEAETPLTLR from the coding sequence ATGAGCGAGCACGCCATCGAGGCGGCGACCGAGGTCTTCGTCGCCCACCGCAACCTCCTCTTCACGGTCGCCTACGAAATGCTCGGCTCGGCCGCCGACGCCGAGGACGTCCTCCAGGAGACCTGGCTGCGGTGGGTCGAGGTCGACTTGACGCAGGTCAGCGAGCAGCGCGCCTACCTGGTCCGGATCACGACCCGCCAGGCGCTCAACCGGCTGCGCACCATGACCCGCCGCAAGGAGTCGTACGTCGGCCCGTGGCTGCCCGAGCCGCTGCTCACCGCGCCGGACGTGGCCGAGGACGTCGAGCTGGCCGAGAGCGTGTCGATGGCGGTGATGCTCGTCCTCGAGACGCTGTCGCCGACCGAGCGCGCCGTCTTCGTCCTGCGCGAGGTCTTCGACGTCGGCTACGAGGAGATCGCGGCCGCCGTCGACAAGACCCCGGCGGCCGTCCGCCAGATCGCCCACCGCGCCCGCAAGCACGTCGACGCCCGCCGCCCGCGCGAGGTGGTCTCCGCGAGCGAGACCCGGACGGCGATGGAGTCGTTCTGGCGCGTACTGGAGACCGGGGACCTCCAGGGCCTCCTCGACGTGCTCGCCCCGGACGTGGTCCTGATGGGCGACGGCGGCGGTATCAAGCAGGCCGCGGTGCGGCCGATCACCGGCGCCTGGAACGTGGCCCGCTTCATGATCGGGGGCATGCGCAAGAACGGACTGCCGGTCACCGTCGCTCCCACCGTGGTCAACGGCGCCCCGGGACTCGTCGTCCACCTGGACGGCGAACTCGACGGTGTCATCGCGCTCCAGGTCGAGGACGGCCGCATCACCGGCCTCTACTACGTCCGCAACCCGGAGAAGCTGTCCCGCCTCGAGGCGGAGACCCCGCTGACCCTGCGATGA
- a CDS encoding NUDIX hydrolase, whose protein sequence is MRTPRQAARIVVLSPGGSVFLFRENNIEVGIHWLPPGGGIDPGETPEECVRRELREETGWTDLEPQRLLCTWEHDFTHQGVPVRQHEHIYVTTGPRREPVLEAPDIHWQWLSPQRLATLGEPLWPPRLPDLLSGTPADPVHLGLLA, encoded by the coding sequence ATGAGAACTCCGCGTCAGGCAGCCCGCATTGTCGTCCTCTCTCCCGGCGGGTCGGTGTTCCTGTTCCGGGAGAACAACATCGAAGTCGGCATCCACTGGCTGCCCCCGGGCGGCGGCATCGACCCGGGCGAGACCCCCGAGGAGTGCGTGCGGCGCGAGCTGCGCGAGGAGACCGGGTGGACCGACCTGGAGCCGCAGCGGCTGCTGTGCACCTGGGAGCACGACTTCACCCACCAGGGCGTCCCGGTCCGCCAGCACGAGCACATCTACGTCACCACGGGCCCGCGCCGCGAGCCCGTGCTCGAAGCCCCCGACATCCACTGGCAGTGGCTGTCACCGCAGCGCCTGGCCACCCTCGGCGAGCCCCTCTGGCCCCCGCGCCTGCCCGACCTGCTCTCCGGCACCCCGGCCGACCCGGTCCACCTGGGGCTGCTGGCCTGA
- a CDS encoding serine protease, producing MAVDKRTVVTAVLCALAALGASAAVAELVPPPDGAVPVRAKSAAPSGSPTASSRSQASKPQLAAPPPSPAAPKPGGPAAFTGALFTGGLDGDHFCTATVVRSPGKNMIVTAGHCLMEGKQAREGGAVFAPAYANGVAPYGVWKIEEVFEDERWAEGTDDDYDLAFARLAPDDKGRTIEDVTGGATLDTTGRAGEEVTVTGYPADRKVPRICTAVTVRLGEREQRFDCADFPGGTSGSAWIARDGKIIGILTGGETDDVSTSTILGDYAAQLYAKATGKH from the coding sequence ATGGCGGTGGACAAGCGGACCGTGGTGACGGCGGTGCTGTGTGCGCTGGCGGCGCTGGGCGCCTCTGCGGCGGTGGCTGAGCTGGTGCCGCCGCCCGACGGGGCTGTTCCCGTACGGGCCAAGTCGGCCGCGCCCTCGGGGTCGCCGACCGCCTCTTCGCGATCGCAAGCGTCGAAACCTCAGCTTGCCGCGCCCCCGCCGTCCCCTGCGGCCCCCAAGCCCGGCGGGCCCGCCGCGTTCACCGGTGCGCTCTTCACCGGCGGCCTGGACGGCGACCACTTCTGCACCGCGACCGTCGTGCGCAGCCCGGGCAAGAACATGATCGTCACCGCCGGCCACTGCCTGATGGAGGGCAAGCAGGCCCGTGAAGGCGGCGCCGTCTTCGCACCCGCGTACGCGAACGGCGTTGCCCCGTACGGGGTGTGGAAGATCGAGGAGGTCTTCGAGGACGAGCGCTGGGCCGAGGGTACGGACGACGACTACGACCTCGCCTTCGCCCGCCTGGCCCCCGACGACAAGGGCCGCACCATCGAGGACGTCACCGGCGGCGCGACCCTGGACACCACGGGCCGCGCGGGCGAGGAGGTCACGGTGACGGGTTACCCCGCCGACCGCAAGGTTCCGCGCATCTGCACGGCGGTCACCGTCCGGCTCGGCGAGCGGGAGCAGCGCTTCGACTGCGCCGACTTCCCCGGCGGGACCAGCGGCAGCGCCTGGATCGCCCGCGACGGCAAGATCATCGGGATCCTGACCGGCGGGGAGACGGACGACGTCTCCACGAGCACGATCCTCGGCGACTACGCCGCCCAGCTCTACGCGAAGGCCACCGGCAAGCACTGA
- a CDS encoding class I SAM-dependent methyltransferase produces the protein MTTYDSIGTTYSHTRRPDPRIAAQIHAALGDAATVINVGAGTGSYEPPQTVLAVEPSSVMIAQRPTGSARALQASAESIPLPDDSADAVMALLTVHHWTDLEAGIAELLRIARRRVVIFTWDQTIQRSFWLADEYLPDVAAFNDTRAVPIDRLTALLGGARVETVPIPHDCTDGFGAAFWRRPEAYLDPQVRAGMSMFAQTGEEVLRPGLARLSDDLSSGLWHERHADLLNRETLDIGYRLVIADL, from the coding sequence ATGACCACATATGACAGCATTGGTACGACCTACAGTCACACCCGACGGCCGGATCCCCGGATCGCTGCCCAGATCCACGCGGCGCTCGGCGATGCTGCGACGGTGATCAACGTAGGTGCGGGCACCGGCTCCTACGAACCGCCGCAAACGGTGCTGGCGGTCGAACCCAGTTCGGTGATGATCGCCCAGCGTCCAACCGGCTCCGCGCGGGCCCTCCAGGCATCCGCCGAGTCGATCCCCCTCCCCGACGACTCCGCCGACGCGGTAATGGCCCTCCTCACCGTGCACCACTGGACCGACCTGGAAGCCGGTATCGCGGAGCTGCTTCGCATCGCCCGGCGGCGCGTCGTCATCTTCACCTGGGACCAGACCATCCAGCGCAGCTTCTGGCTGGCGGACGAGTACCTGCCGGATGTGGCCGCGTTCAACGACACCCGGGCCGTCCCGATCGACCGGCTGACCGCACTGCTGGGAGGAGCCCGCGTCGAGACGGTCCCGATCCCGCATGACTGCACCGACGGATTCGGCGCCGCCTTCTGGCGCCGCCCCGAGGCCTACCTCGACCCGCAAGTACGCGCCGGCATGTCCATGTTCGCCCAGACCGGCGAGGAAGTTCTCCGTCCGGGCCTGGCCCGACTCTCCGACGACCTGTCGTCCGGCCTGTGGCACGAACGCCACGCCGACCTGCTCAACCGCGAAACCCTCGACATCGGCTACCGGCTCGTCATCGCCGACCTCTAA
- a CDS encoding DUF397 domain-containing protein yields MSNSDLHWFKSSYSGGDGDSCVEVALSWHKSTYSGGDGDDCVEVATCADTVHVRDSKLATSPELALAPAAWVAFLGGVTG; encoded by the coding sequence ATGAGCAACTCGGATCTGCACTGGTTCAAGAGCAGCTACAGCGGTGGCGACGGCGACAGCTGCGTCGAGGTCGCCCTCTCCTGGCACAAGTCGACGTACAGCGGTGGCGACGGCGACGACTGCGTCGAGGTGGCCACCTGCGCGGACACCGTCCACGTCCGGGACTCCAAGCTGGCCACCAGCCCCGAGCTGGCCCTGGCCCCCGCGGCCTGGGTGGCATTCCTGGGCGGTGTCACGGGCTGA
- a CDS encoding helix-turn-helix transcriptional regulator encodes MDDQGVEPEEVEDPNGALRSFAEVAKAFRKRSRLTQEEMAERIGYSVQYVGSVEQARRYPSERFVDRMESELDCFGAVKGAARHLTKPRRVASWFKKWALLEPAAVSLYTYECRMVPGLLQREEYARGIFAERVPPLEDARIEAQVAGRLERQHILRDLPNSSFSFIIEQSVFDRHFGGREVMRDQVDHILGLIRLRNVTVQIMPKEQAEHAGHDGPIRLLETPDHQWLAYSEGQRTGVLISDPSEVSILHQRYAKLRSQALNPADSLGLLEQTRGTL; translated from the coding sequence GTGGATGACCAGGGCGTCGAACCCGAAGAGGTGGAGGACCCGAACGGGGCTCTACGGAGCTTCGCGGAGGTTGCGAAGGCCTTCCGTAAACGGTCCCGCCTGACCCAGGAGGAGATGGCCGAGCGGATCGGTTACTCGGTCCAGTACGTCGGCTCGGTGGAACAGGCCCGCCGCTACCCGAGCGAGCGGTTCGTGGACCGCATGGAGTCGGAGCTCGACTGCTTCGGCGCGGTCAAGGGCGCGGCCCGGCACCTGACGAAGCCGAGGCGGGTGGCGTCGTGGTTCAAGAAGTGGGCACTGCTGGAGCCGGCTGCGGTGAGTCTGTATACGTACGAGTGCCGGATGGTGCCAGGGCTGTTGCAGCGGGAGGAGTACGCCCGAGGGATCTTCGCGGAGCGAGTGCCGCCGTTGGAGGACGCGAGGATAGAGGCCCAGGTGGCGGGCCGCCTGGAGCGCCAGCACATCCTGCGCGACCTGCCGAACTCCTCGTTCAGCTTCATCATCGAGCAGTCGGTCTTCGACCGGCATTTCGGCGGGCGGGAGGTCATGCGCGACCAGGTCGACCACATCCTGGGACTGATCCGGCTGCGCAATGTGACGGTCCAGATCATGCCGAAGGAACAGGCCGAGCACGCGGGCCACGATGGCCCCATCCGGTTGCTGGAAACTCCAGACCATCAGTGGCTCGCCTACAGCGAGGGACAGCGGACCGGTGTGCTCATCTCGGATCCCTCGGAGGTCAGCATCCTCCATCAGCGGTATGCCAAACTGCGTTCACAGGCCCTCAATCCCGCCGACTCCTTGGGCCTGTTGGAGCAAACGCGAGGGACGCTATGA